A single genomic interval of Acidisarcina sp. harbors:
- a CDS encoding FUSC family protein, protein MATTATNLRGTSSYADWFVDFLKKELAPYPGRGTIVARMVISATITMILIMTFRLPGGSIGPLYAFVISRENLLSSARSALVVVLSFAAGAAFIPIGARMFASTPLTHFAWEAVSLFIMFFLLRALRDFNVAVALVTVGTNASAIWYLPGPAETNLELTLWATLVPAVGALVTFAVEAVFHAFNKQDEVLSGLSTRWSAMESLLLSYANNEPVSHDIERRVAQLALVGAGSLRRRLTRSDYDSLYRVQMMAVVSLTARSIDLAAVIAQQKVELSTEERQRIRQLAAHIARIRECIVTKCKPETWSVPRNASSALRLLPDLERMVSLIPRVFEGSISLEPYQESGHEPTTQKKGIFVDDAFQNPEYIKFALTGCLAAMICYILYVSLAWRNLSTAIVTCLLTALSDIGSSRQKQLLRIVGALIGGFIFSMGAQVFILPYIDSIFGFSMLFAAITGIAAWVATSSPRLSYCGLQIAFAYFLVNLNEFTIQTSLGIARDRAVGVLLGIFVMWLVFERFHPKPAAQRMIEVFVENLRLLAQLVVKPGEANDPKSLARLRRLRDQIYQNFTIVNAQADAVPFETGAMRAPHLIAQQKIHRWQAQLRTFYLLEIPLVQFRIFGLHGEMSEPVRDVEHRFQQNCAIILNRMADCLIVQFGEKECTPPPRPELEKLIDSAVPAEEPTPYHRDKTMLAISRDIASLLEGLDDDMSAVPLFQEN, encoded by the coding sequence ATGGCGACCACTGCGACCAATCTTCGCGGGACGAGTTCCTATGCCGACTGGTTCGTCGACTTCTTAAAAAAAGAACTCGCGCCCTATCCCGGGCGCGGAACGATCGTGGCCCGCATGGTGATCTCCGCGACCATCACCATGATCCTGATCATGACCTTCCGTCTGCCAGGCGGCTCCATAGGTCCGCTGTACGCCTTTGTTATCTCGCGTGAAAATCTGCTCTCAAGCGCTCGCTCCGCACTGGTCGTTGTTCTCTCATTCGCAGCCGGTGCGGCCTTTATTCCCATCGGCGCCAGGATGTTTGCGTCCACCCCGCTCACGCACTTTGCATGGGAAGCGGTGAGCCTGTTCATCATGTTTTTCCTCCTTCGCGCGCTGCGTGATTTCAACGTGGCTGTTGCCTTGGTCACCGTCGGAACGAACGCGTCTGCCATCTGGTATCTGCCTGGTCCGGCGGAGACCAACCTGGAACTCACGCTGTGGGCAACTTTAGTTCCGGCTGTTGGCGCGCTCGTGACCTTTGCAGTGGAGGCCGTCTTTCATGCCTTCAACAAGCAGGATGAGGTGCTGTCTGGCCTCTCAACGCGCTGGAGCGCGATGGAGAGCCTCTTGTTGAGCTATGCGAACAATGAGCCCGTATCCCACGATATAGAACGCAGGGTTGCACAGCTTGCGCTCGTGGGCGCTGGGTCATTGCGGAGGCGGCTCACGCGTTCAGACTACGACTCACTCTATCGAGTACAGATGATGGCGGTAGTTTCGCTCACCGCCCGTTCCATCGATCTTGCCGCTGTAATTGCCCAGCAAAAGGTAGAGCTTTCAACCGAGGAGAGGCAGCGCATCCGCCAGCTCGCGGCGCATATTGCCAGGATCCGGGAGTGCATTGTTACCAAGTGCAAGCCGGAAACATGGAGCGTGCCCCGAAACGCCTCGTCGGCGCTTCGTTTGCTCCCTGACTTGGAAAGAATGGTCTCTCTTATCCCGCGAGTCTTCGAGGGGTCGATTTCGCTGGAGCCTTATCAGGAGTCGGGGCACGAGCCGACTACGCAGAAGAAGGGCATCTTTGTGGATGATGCCTTTCAAAATCCTGAGTACATCAAGTTTGCCCTGACCGGATGCCTTGCCGCCATGATCTGCTACATCCTCTATGTGTCGCTGGCGTGGCGCAATCTCTCCACCGCAATTGTGACTTGCCTGTTGACAGCGCTGTCCGACATCGGCTCCTCTCGGCAGAAGCAGCTCCTGCGTATTGTCGGTGCCCTCATTGGTGGCTTTATCTTTAGTATGGGTGCGCAGGTATTTATACTCCCATACATCGATTCCATCTTTGGCTTTAGCATGCTATTTGCTGCTATTACCGGTATTGCAGCCTGGGTTGCTACTTCAAGCCCACGTCTTTCTTACTGCGGCCTTCAGATAGCATTTGCCTATTTCCTCGTTAACCTGAACGAGTTTACGATCCAGACCTCGCTCGGGATCGCACGTGATCGCGCCGTCGGTGTTCTGCTGGGCATCTTCGTGATGTGGCTGGTATTTGAGCGCTTCCATCCAAAGCCGGCCGCGCAACGCATGATCGAGGTCTTCGTGGAGAATTTGCGCCTCCTGGCTCAATTGGTTGTCAAACCAGGAGAGGCAAACGATCCGAAGTCGCTGGCACGGCTTCGCAGATTGCGCGATCAGATCTACCAGAACTTCACGATTGTGAATGCGCAGGCGGATGCGGTTCCATTTGAGACGGGCGCGATGCGCGCGCCACACTTGATTGCGCAACAGAAGATACATCGCTGGCAGGCCCAACTACGCACATTCTATCTGCTGGAAATTCCTCTCGTGCAGTTCCGGATCTTTGGCTTGCACGGCGAGATGTCAGAACCTGTCCGCGATGTGGAGCATCGTTTTCAGCAGAACTGTGCAATCATTCTGAATCGCATGGCCGATTGCTTGATCGTTCAGTTTGGGGAAAAAGAATGTACCCCGCCGCCACGTCCCGAGCTCGAGAAGCTTATCGATTCTGCAGTTCCTGCAGAGGAGCCTACTCCTTACCATCGCGATAAAACCATGTTGGCGATTTCCCGCGATATAGCGTCGCTGCTGGAAGGGTTAGACGACGACATGTCCGCAGTTCCACTCTTTCAGGAGAATTGA
- a CDS encoding biotin/lipoyl-binding protein yields MTLNATPETRRRIGRILSVAIILCAAITGLLVVLQTTENPRTDDAEVFANFIGIAPVVNGPIMKLNVADNQAVKQGDLLFEIDSRPYAYALASAKSAKASLEGQITDESLRIAALKSGVNVAQANARSSDANVARAAAAVDEAKADVANSKAALARAEAELTYAGNNLHRLEPLLAKQFVTVDQIDQARTLVATRQQAVQQARSQLALSGARLESANALYKQASAMLEQSHQQVHQASSSVTTLDPLTAQRSGKSSAIDTAQYDLDHCNIYAPFDARVTNLTISEGAYAHAGQQIFTLIDTRTWWVMANFRETQIRHIRPGMPAYVYVMSRPNVRFDAVVDSVGFGVAPDADIVGRFSQGLPDVQRTLNWVHLASRFPVRVRIKAKSDELFRLGESAVVVIHGEPSLTAKR; encoded by the coding sequence ATGACATTGAACGCCACTCCAGAGACCCGTCGTCGTATCGGTCGCATCCTGAGCGTTGCGATCATTCTGTGTGCAGCTATCACGGGACTGTTGGTTGTGTTGCAGACGACAGAAAATCCGCGGACTGACGATGCCGAAGTTTTTGCGAATTTTATCGGTATCGCGCCCGTCGTGAACGGGCCCATCATGAAGCTGAATGTCGCGGATAATCAGGCTGTAAAACAGGGTGACCTGTTGTTCGAGATTGATTCGCGCCCCTACGCGTATGCGCTTGCCAGTGCGAAGTCCGCGAAGGCTTCCCTTGAGGGCCAGATTACCGATGAAAGCCTTAGAATCGCGGCACTGAAGAGTGGTGTGAACGTGGCGCAGGCCAATGCGCGAAGCTCTGATGCCAACGTGGCCCGAGCCGCTGCCGCGGTGGATGAGGCAAAGGCGGATGTGGCGAACTCCAAGGCGGCGCTGGCGCGTGCCGAGGCAGAGCTCACGTATGCCGGTAACAATCTTCATCGCCTGGAGCCTCTGCTTGCCAAGCAATTTGTAACTGTAGATCAGATAGACCAGGCGCGTACGCTGGTAGCTACCCGGCAACAGGCTGTGCAGCAGGCACGTTCGCAGCTGGCCTTGTCTGGCGCCAGGCTTGAGTCAGCGAATGCTCTGTATAAGCAGGCATCCGCAATGCTGGAACAGAGCCACCAGCAGGTGCACCAGGCATCGAGCAGCGTTACCACGCTGGATCCGCTGACCGCGCAGCGCTCTGGGAAAAGCTCTGCGATCGATACTGCACAATATGATCTCGACCATTGCAATATATACGCGCCCTTTGATGCACGCGTCACCAATCTGACGATATCGGAAGGCGCATACGCGCATGCTGGTCAGCAAATTTTCACGCTGATTGACACGCGGACCTGGTGGGTGATGGCGAACTTTCGGGAGACGCAGATACGGCACATCCGGCCTGGAATGCCGGCGTATGTCTATGTCATGTCCAGGCCCAATGTACGCTTTGATGCGGTAGTGGATAGCGTCGGATTCGGTGTGGCGCCCGACGCGGACATTGTGGGCCGCTTCTCGCAGGGGCTGCCAGACGTCCAGCGGACGCTTAACTGGGTACACCTGGCTTCCCGTTTTCCAGTTCGCGTGCGGATCAAGGCGAAGTCCGACGAGCTGTTTCGACTCGGTGAATCTGCCGTGGTGGTGATTCATGGTGAACCTTCGTTGACCGCGAAGAGGTAA
- a CDS encoding YtcA family lipoprotein: MAAFAGIGSLIMLSGCGRAPSFNILGSFFPAWLLCIVAGILLAVVVHWLLARVELDKEIEWSIVVYPCLALFFAFTLWLVFFNQGL, translated from the coding sequence TTGGCAGCGTTTGCAGGCATTGGCAGCCTTATTATGCTTAGCGGATGCGGCCGTGCGCCATCCTTCAACATCCTGGGATCGTTTTTCCCCGCGTGGCTGCTCTGTATTGTGGCAGGGATATTACTGGCCGTCGTAGTCCATTGGCTGCTGGCGCGCGTTGAGCTGGATAAGGAGATCGAGTGGTCGATCGTTGTCTATCCTTGCCTCGCCCTGTTCTTCGCCTTCACCCTATGGCTGGTCTTTTTTAATCAAGGATTATGA
- a CDS encoding TolC family protein: protein MLLFVVSLGTIPLLAQGVPPSSSKVWHSKAEQSIARDLAPPANPPFTVDTAKVYTLPELIDLAEQHNPETRVAWQIAKTRAAALGVARSALYPTIAATAVANTSRVRILFGSDFFRQTYGVFEPQLHLEYLIFDFGERGGAIDAAKANLMGADFAFNDTHRKIIFQVAAAYYRLLNELGQQSAAEASLKNARAVQEDTEDRLTHGLATKPDALEAEAATAQAEYDLQAVLGAEEIARGDLATVLGLPPETPIQVQNIEDLSAPLDLMDSVDKAVDRAFQQRPDFKVQVARLRAAEAGTRQARSAYFPTLGFSGSGGLQRQFGQQADLPPGYVSGETWNVSLGLKWTVFDGGRREHEIAQAAAEKRAAQAEVDTLRDGIANEVWAAYSNVKTAQRQRQAAQALLASASQSYAAARESYQYGVRNLLDVVSAQKVLAQASSVDIYTRTQLLLQLANLAFRTGDLVQTPSRPTP from the coding sequence ATGCTCCTCTTTGTCGTTTCTCTGGGGACCATACCGCTCCTTGCGCAAGGTGTCCCTCCATCCTCGAGTAAAGTGTGGCATTCCAAGGCAGAGCAAAGCATTGCGCGCGATTTGGCGCCACCGGCAAACCCGCCTTTCACCGTGGATACTGCAAAGGTTTACACCCTGCCGGAGTTAATCGATCTCGCGGAGCAGCACAATCCTGAGACGCGTGTGGCCTGGCAGATTGCGAAAACAAGGGCAGCCGCTCTGGGTGTGGCACGCAGCGCTTTATATCCAACGATTGCAGCTACGGCTGTGGCGAATACATCGCGGGTGAGAATCCTCTTCGGCTCGGATTTCTTTCGGCAGACTTATGGGGTCTTTGAGCCGCAGCTTCATCTTGAGTATCTGATCTTCGATTTTGGGGAGAGAGGCGGCGCAATCGATGCGGCGAAGGCGAACCTTATGGGTGCCGACTTCGCCTTTAACGACACGCACCGGAAGATCATCTTTCAAGTAGCCGCTGCCTACTATCGGCTGCTGAATGAGTTGGGCCAGCAGAGCGCAGCCGAGGCTAGCCTCAAGAATGCGCGGGCGGTGCAGGAAGACACGGAAGACCGGCTCACCCACGGCCTGGCAACCAAGCCGGATGCTCTGGAGGCGGAGGCGGCAACAGCACAGGCAGAGTATGACCTGCAGGCGGTACTCGGAGCCGAAGAGATCGCGCGCGGAGATCTGGCCACGGTTCTCGGGCTGCCGCCGGAGACCCCCATTCAGGTTCAGAATATTGAGGATCTTTCCGCTCCGCTCGATTTGATGGATTCAGTGGATAAGGCCGTAGATCGTGCCTTTCAGCAGCGTCCCGACTTCAAGGTACAGGTGGCCAGGTTGCGGGCGGCGGAAGCGGGTACCAGGCAGGCGCGCTCAGCATATTTCCCGACACTCGGTTTTTCAGGAAGCGGCGGTTTGCAGCGCCAGTTTGGCCAGCAGGCTGATCTGCCTCCAGGATATGTCAGCGGTGAGACATGGAACGTTAGCCTGGGACTAAAGTGGACCGTTTTTGACGGCGGGCGAAGGGAACATGAGATAGCCCAGGCCGCGGCGGAAAAACGGGCCGCGCAGGCCGAAGTGGATACACTGCGGGATGGAATCGCCAACGAGGTCTGGGCTGCGTATTCCAATGTCAAAACTGCGCAGCGGCAGCGGCAAGCGGCGCAGGCTCTCCTTGCCTCCGCCAGCCAGTCGTACGCCGCGGCGCGGGAATCGTATCAGTATGGTGTTCGAAATCTTCTTGATGTAGTCTCGGCCCAGAAAGTCCTGGCCCAGGCCAGCTCGGTAGATATTTATACCCGTACGCAACTCTTGTTGCAGTTAGCGAACTTGGCTTTCCGCACGGGCGATCTTGTTCAGACGCCGTCGAGGCCGACCCCCTGA
- a CDS encoding YceI family protein, with translation MSLVTYQIDPTHSSIHFSVRHMMLSNVRGEFTKLSGTVKYDSDAPANTTIEVAIDATSINTRDEQRDGHLKSPDFLDVEKFPTLNFRSKKIEPHSGGGKIVGDLTIHGVTREITLDVEGPTAEIKDPWGKMRFGASATTKLNRKDFGLTWNSALETGGVLVGDEVKITIDVELVRD, from the coding sequence ATGTCGCTGGTAACCTATCAGATTGATCCCACACATTCTTCGATTCACTTCAGCGTACGTCATATGATGCTTTCGAACGTGCGTGGTGAATTTACGAAGCTTTCCGGAACCGTCAAGTACGATTCGGATGCTCCTGCGAACACCACGATTGAAGTGGCGATCGATGCTACCTCCATCAACACTCGAGATGAGCAGCGCGACGGCCATCTGAAGAGCCCCGACTTTCTGGATGTAGAGAAGTTTCCGACACTGAACTTCCGCAGCAAGAAGATCGAGCCGCATTCAGGTGGAGGAAAAATAGTAGGCGATCTGACCATACATGGCGTAACCCGCGAAATTACGCTCGACGTGGAAGGCCCTACTGCCGAGATCAAAGATCCTTGGGGAAAGATGCGCTTTGGGGCATCCGCAACGACAAAGCTGAACCGGAAGGATTTCGGGTTGACATGGAATTCGGCTCTCGAAACGGGCGGAGTTCTGGTCGGTGATGAGGTGAAGATTACGATTGACGTGGAGCTTGTTCGCGACTGA
- a CDS encoding DUF763 domain-containing protein: protein MKRSGTADLPLHGGRVPAWLGERMTRLGTVIVEHIIASYGSSGFLTRLSDPFWFQALGCVMGMDWHSSGITTSVMGALKRGLNPRASDLGIYVCGGRGRHSRRTPDELRAFSSRVGLDGDALARTSRLTARVDNNAVGDGFQLYLHSFVASTSGEWAVVQQGMNPDSRLARRYHWHSPAVRDFTSNPHTAILGRPQGVILNLVDARALSAQQALLNIVQQPVESSLAEARRLTMPMHHDVRPEDVDLKRLGAVLAVAHEQPLRDFASLLLVEGLGPRTLQSLALIAEVVHGAASRFSDPARFSFAHGGKDGHPFPVPLKTYDESIAVLRGALDASRLDFTEKREGLRRLDALTRTVEEQREPLADFSAAIAHERAISASLDGRTVQGHAPRAPRRSRSSPPQLSLFAE, encoded by the coding sequence ATGAAGCGTTCCGGCACTGCCGATCTTCCCCTGCACGGAGGACGTGTTCCCGCATGGCTCGGCGAGCGCATGACCCGGCTTGGCACGGTGATTGTCGAGCACATCATCGCTTCCTACGGGTCTTCGGGGTTTCTTACTCGTCTGAGCGATCCCTTCTGGTTTCAGGCCCTGGGCTGCGTCATGGGCATGGATTGGCACTCCTCCGGCATTACGACTTCCGTGATGGGCGCGCTGAAGCGTGGGCTGAATCCGCGCGCCTCCGATCTGGGTATCTACGTGTGTGGCGGGCGAGGGCGTCACTCCCGTCGCACTCCGGATGAGTTACGCGCCTTTTCCAGTCGTGTCGGGCTTGATGGCGATGCACTTGCGCGCACCAGTCGCCTGACTGCCCGCGTGGATAACAATGCCGTTGGTGACGGGTTTCAGCTCTATCTTCACTCCTTTGTCGCCAGCACGTCGGGAGAGTGGGCGGTGGTGCAGCAGGGTATGAATCCGGACAGTCGCCTTGCACGCCGTTACCACTGGCATTCGCCTGCAGTTCGCGATTTCACATCGAATCCACACACAGCCATTCTTGGCAGGCCCCAGGGAGTCATCCTGAATCTGGTGGATGCACGCGCCCTGAGCGCCCAGCAGGCTTTGCTGAACATCGTCCAGCAGCCGGTCGAGTCGTCCCTTGCGGAGGCCCGCAGGCTCACGATGCCGATGCACCACGATGTTCGTCCGGAGGATGTGGATCTCAAGCGCCTGGGTGCCGTGCTCGCCGTGGCGCATGAACAGCCTCTGCGCGACTTCGCTTCTCTTCTGCTGGTGGAGGGGCTGGGTCCTCGGACCCTCCAGTCGCTTGCTCTGATCGCCGAGGTGGTACACGGCGCGGCGAGCCGCTTTTCAGACCCGGCACGCTTCTCCTTTGCGCATGGCGGTAAGGACGGCCACCCCTTTCCTGTGCCGCTCAAAACTTATGACGAATCCATTGCAGTCCTGCGCGGGGCGCTCGACGCGTCACGCCTGGATTTTACCGAGAAGCGGGAGGGTTTGCGGCGGCTTGACGCCCTGACGCGAACGGTGGAAGAGCAGCGCGAGCCACTGGCGGATTTCAGCGCCGCTATCGCCCATGAGCGTGCCATCTCAGCCTCTCTGGATGGCCGCACGGTTCAGGGCCACGCCCCGCGCGCGCCAAGGCGAAGTCGCTCCTCTCCCCCTCAACTCTCACTGTTCGCGGAGTAG
- a CDS encoding fused MFS/spermidine synthase — protein sequence MPYSRFLFGCTVFLASFLLFLIEPIAARQLLPVFGGSAAVWITCLVFFQTALLAAYLYAHWLAHRSRWGFHYGLLLFATVSAIAWSTNRIHLSHTSGHPATAILATLTASIGLPFLMLGATSPLLQRWLARLHTSGIPYRLFALSNLASLLALGLYPTLVEPYFTLRAQRLIWCCGFAVFALISGVLAWKTQSATQTSFATEVVQESEIPPAPLSHKLLWLLLPMGAAMQLSAVTSYLTANIAAIPLLWILPLAVYLVTIILAFEFPRFFPRWIVTRLLVVMLASLGYMLSKVDVTLPMKIGILFFLIEVFVACLFCHSEAYALRPKRPSESTLFYLMFAAGGALGAFLIGIVSPLLFSFNYDLALSFLATALLAFAVTWPKGSMQRVLWATGSGLLLYLVLMLHSTYQRDTVMAARNFYGSLRVKDTYRVPEATLRTLTNGNIQHGTQILSPESMKTPTTYYAEDSGVGLALRLCCAGRARNIGVVGLGAGTLAAYGKAGDRIRFYEINPAVLPIAQNLFTYLRDSSAEISFAEGDARSSLTREAPQNYDVLVIDAFSGDAIPLHLLTTEAVSLYQRHLAPGGILAFHVSNQHVDLQPEVGELAQAAGMEARTISSAPNEPRGEFSATWVLVTRNSAFFQQPQLAGRTRPTAKNPKVRLWTDDYSSLLPVLHW from the coding sequence ATGCCCTATTCGCGGTTTCTTTTTGGCTGCACTGTCTTTCTTGCGTCCTTTTTACTGTTCCTTATTGAGCCGATTGCAGCCCGGCAACTCCTGCCTGTTTTTGGTGGGTCCGCTGCCGTCTGGATCACCTGTCTCGTCTTTTTCCAGACCGCACTGCTTGCGGCGTATTTGTATGCTCACTGGCTGGCACATCGCTCGCGGTGGGGCTTCCACTACGGATTGCTTCTGTTCGCCACCGTGTCTGCAATCGCCTGGTCCACGAACAGGATCCACCTGAGCCACACGTCGGGGCATCCGGCGACGGCGATTCTGGCAACCCTGACTGCGTCCATCGGTCTTCCCTTTCTCATGCTTGGCGCAACCAGCCCACTGCTGCAGAGATGGCTGGCCCGCCTCCACACCAGCGGCATCCCGTATCGCCTGTTTGCGCTCTCAAACCTGGCGTCGTTGCTTGCGCTCGGCCTCTATCCCACGCTGGTCGAGCCCTATTTCACTCTTCGAGCGCAGAGACTGATCTGGTGCTGCGGTTTTGCAGTGTTTGCCCTCATATCCGGAGTTCTGGCGTGGAAGACGCAATCGGCAACCCAAACCTCGTTCGCAACAGAAGTGGTGCAGGAGAGCGAGATTCCCCCGGCGCCCCTCAGCCACAAGCTGCTCTGGCTGCTCCTGCCGATGGGCGCGGCCATGCAGCTCAGCGCCGTCACCAGCTATCTCACCGCAAATATTGCGGCCATCCCTCTGCTTTGGATCCTGCCGCTTGCGGTGTATCTGGTGACGATCATCCTCGCCTTCGAATTTCCCCGCTTCTTTCCCCGATGGATCGTTACGCGCTTGCTGGTCGTCATGCTGGCCAGTCTCGGCTACATGCTCTCCAAGGTGGATGTAACTCTCCCGATGAAGATCGGCATCCTGTTCTTTTTGATCGAAGTGTTTGTCGCTTGCCTGTTCTGTCACTCCGAGGCCTACGCACTGCGCCCAAAGCGGCCATCGGAGTCCACCCTCTTTTACCTGATGTTTGCTGCCGGGGGCGCGCTGGGAGCCTTCCTTATCGGAATCGTGTCTCCGCTGCTCTTTTCCTTCAACTACGATCTGGCGCTGTCGTTTCTTGCAACAGCGCTGCTCGCGTTCGCCGTTACCTGGCCCAAGGGCTCGATGCAGCGCGTTCTGTGGGCGACGGGGAGCGGCCTCCTGCTATACCTCGTCTTGATGCTCCACTCCACATACCAGCGGGATACGGTAATGGCGGCCCGGAACTTCTATGGCAGTCTCCGGGTAAAGGACACGTATCGCGTCCCCGAAGCGACCTTGCGCACACTCACGAATGGAAACATCCAGCACGGCACGCAGATCCTTTCGCCGGAGTCGATGAAGACTCCGACGACCTATTACGCGGAAGACTCCGGCGTCGGCCTCGCGCTGCGCCTGTGCTGCGCTGGCCGGGCGCGCAACATCGGTGTCGTGGGCCTGGGTGCGGGAACGCTCGCAGCCTATGGCAAGGCGGGAGATCGAATCCGCTTCTACGAGATCAATCCCGCCGTGCTCCCCATCGCGCAGAACCTGTTCACCTACCTTCGTGACTCATCCGCCGAGATCAGTTTTGCCGAGGGAGATGCTCGCTCCTCCCTCACGCGGGAAGCGCCACAAAACTATGATGTTCTCGTGATCGACGCATTTTCCGGGGATGCCATCCCGCTGCATCTGCTGACGACAGAAGCCGTCAGCTTGTATCAGAGGCACTTGGCTCCTGGAGGCATCCTCGCCTTCCATGTCTCGAATCAGCACGTGGATCTGCAGCCTGAAGTCGGCGAGCTTGCCCAGGCTGCCGGCATGGAGGCGAGAACGATCTCGAGCGCTCCGAATGAGCCGCGGGGTGAGTTCAGCGCAACATGGGTACTGGTGACCCGGAATTCCGCGTTCTTCCAGCAGCCGCAGCTAGCCGGACGCACGCGGCCAACGGCAAAGAATCCGAAGGTCCGCCTCTGGACCGATGACTACTCCAGCCTGCTGCCTGTCCTTCACTGGTGA
- a CDS encoding aldo/keto reductase, with protein sequence MEYRQLGHSGLKVPVLCFGTGTFGGGNEFFKSWGDTDVNEARKLIDICMEAGVHFFDTADVYSDGLSEEVLGQAIRHLPRESVLISTKSTFRFTYGVPTVNGQPDPNAVGSSRYHITRQVEGSLKRLGTDYIDVYHMHGFDATTPVDETLYTLDNLVREGKVRYIAASNFSGWHLQKSIEMSRRYGWSRYVAHQVYYSLIGRDYEWELMPQALEEKIGALVWSPLGWGRLTGKIRRGQPLPAVSRLHATGDAGPVVSDEFLYSVVDALDKVAAETGKTVPQVALNWLVQRPTVSSVIIGARNEEQLRANLGAVGWSLTAAQVETLDRASQTRAPYPYWHQHQFTERNPVPVVRY encoded by the coding sequence ATGGAATACCGCCAACTTGGCCACTCTGGTCTTAAAGTCCCCGTACTATGCTTCGGCACCGGTACCTTCGGTGGAGGGAATGAGTTCTTCAAGTCGTGGGGTGATACCGACGTCAACGAGGCTCGCAAGCTCATCGATATCTGCATGGAGGCCGGGGTCCACTTCTTCGACACCGCCGACGTGTACTCCGACGGACTCTCGGAAGAGGTTCTGGGCCAGGCGATACGGCACCTTCCTCGGGAGAGCGTCCTGATCTCCACCAAGTCGACATTCCGCTTTACGTATGGCGTGCCTACGGTCAACGGCCAGCCAGACCCGAACGCTGTAGGCTCCTCCCGTTATCACATCACGCGTCAGGTAGAGGGATCTCTCAAGCGCCTGGGCACGGATTACATCGACGTCTACCACATGCATGGATTCGATGCGACCACACCTGTGGATGAAACGCTCTACACCCTCGACAATCTGGTACGAGAGGGCAAGGTGCGCTATATCGCGGCCTCCAACTTCTCTGGCTGGCACCTGCAAAAATCCATTGAGATGAGCCGCCGGTATGGCTGGTCTCGCTACGTGGCGCACCAGGTCTACTACTCGCTCATTGGACGCGATTACGAGTGGGAACTGATGCCGCAGGCATTGGAAGAAAAGATTGGCGCGCTCGTCTGGAGCCCGCTGGGATGGGGCCGTCTGACGGGCAAGATTCGCCGGGGACAGCCTTTACCCGCAGTCAGCCGTCTCCATGCAACGGGCGACGCGGGACCGGTCGTCAGCGATGAGTTTCTCTATTCGGTGGTCGATGCGCTCGACAAGGTCGCCGCCGAAACGGGCAAGACGGTACCCCAGGTCGCGCTCAACTGGCTGGTCCAGCGGCCGACCGTCTCCAGCGTCATCATCGGCGCACGGAACGAAGAGCAGCTCCGTGCCAATCTGGGCGCTGTTGGCTGGAGCCTGACGGCGGCACAGGTGGAGACGCTCGATCGCGCCAGTCAGACACGGGCACCCTATCCTTATTGGCACCAGCATCAGTTCACCGAGCGCAACCCGGTGCCGGTCGTGAGGTACTAA